From a single Carassius carassius chromosome 8, fCarCar2.1, whole genome shotgun sequence genomic region:
- the ptp4a3a gene encoding protein tyrosine phosphatase type IVA 3, giving the protein MARMNRPAPVEVCYKNMRFLITHNPTNSTLSSFIEDLKKYGATTVVRVCEITYDKTPLEKDGITVVDWPFDDGAPPPSKVVEDWLSLLKRRFLEEPGCCVAVHCVAGLGRAPVLVAVALIESGMKYEDAIQFIRQKRRGAINSKQLTYLEKYRPKQRLRYKHPHIFKNKCCIM; this is encoded by the exons ATGGCTCGGATGAACCGGCCGGCTCCTGTGGAGGTGTGCTACAAGAACATGAGGTTCTTAATCACACACAACCCAACGAACTCCACTCTGAGCAGCTTCATAGAG GATCTTAAGAAGTATGGTGCCACGACGGTGGTCAGAGTTTGTGAAATAACCTACGACAAAACTCCACTGGAGAAAGATGGGATCACAGTTGTG GACTGGCCATTTGACGACGGCGCTCCTCCTCCATCTAAGGTCGTGGAGGACTGGCTGAGTCTCCTGAAGAGACGATTCCTAGAAGAACCCGGCTGCTGCGTGGCTGTGCACTGCGTGGCCGGTTTAGGAAG AGCTCCAGTACTTGTGGCCGTGGCACTGATTGAAAGTGGGATGAAGTACGAAGATGCCATCCAGTTCATCAGACA GAAGCGCAGAGGTGCAATAAACAGCAAGCAGCTGACGTATCTAGAGAAATATCGGCCCAAACAAAGACTGCGCTACAAACACCCGCACATTTTCAAGAACAAGTGCTGCATCATGTGA